The DNA window TGTAAACCAATCCTTTGTGGATTTTGTCGCGAATAAGTGTATAGAGGTAAAAGCCAATAAGTGTTACGGCAACTATACGAAAAAGGCTCAATAGGAGTTTACCTGTTCCATCGCCAAAACTCATTCCGAAAGCCATGCCTTTGTTTTCGGTGAAATGTATCTTGGCCCATTCACCAAATAGCACAAACTCCTGACCGAGGTACATATTGGTTTTGATCCAGATTTTAATAACCTGATCAATCAGTACTATAGCCAGAATTAAAGTTACCGGTTTGAGGTATTGTTTCAATGCTTTGCTAGTTTTTATTCTGAGCATTTTTAGCTTCAATGCTCAAAGTAGCATGTGGTACAGCTTTTAGTCTTTCCTTGGAAATCAGCTTACCGGTTTCACGACAAATTCCATAGGTTTTATTGGCAATGCGCTCCAGTGCTTTTTCCAAATGGTCAACAAATTTCATTTGCCTTGCAGCCATTTGGTTCAGGTATTCTTTTTCCTGTGTGGCAGCACCATCTTCAACTCCACCAAATTTAAAATCACCTCCTATGGATGATTCCGAGGAAGTATTGATCTGGTCTTGCAAAAATTTCAATTCTTTTCTTGCAGATTCAATCTTTTGCTCTATAAGTTCTTTAAATTCAGCCAATTCAGCGTCTGAATAGCGTGTTTTTTCTTTATCAGCCATTTCTTAATTTTTTGATATTTCAACAATTACAGGAACCCCATTTACATCAATAGTAGTTCCGTTTTTTATTTCTGAATTTTCCGACAGGTTTTCTGCCAAAACTTCGGTGCAAATATACTCCTTAAATCGAATTAGTGCAGACTTGATTTCTGTTTGCCCATCTAATGTAATATTTATTCTGTCTGTTACCTCAAATTTTAGATCTTTCCGCAAATTTTGAATTTTATTCACAAATTCCCGGGCATGTCCTTCATCCACCAAATCATCAGTTAGATTGATGTCTAAAGCCACTGTAACACCTTCGTCAGAGGCAACCAGCCATCCGGGAATATCTTCCGAAGTAATTTCCACTTCTCCCCTCTTTAGATCAATTTCTTCGCCATCAATATCTAGTCGAGTAAAACCTTCTTGTTCTATTTTTGATATATCTTCTTGCGAAAAAGCCGCTAATGCCTGGCTCACCGCTTTCATTTTTGGCCCCAGTTTTTTGCCCAGTAATTTGAAATTGGGCTTGATGTTTTTGGTCACAATTCCACGGGTATTTTCAACATACTCGACCTCTTTTACATTCACTTCTGAAAGTATAAGGTCTTCTACTTTTTGAAAGCGCTGCATTTCTGCTTTATCAGCAACCGGAATCAATACCTTGTTGAGCGGTTGACGCACTTTTATATTTTCCCTCTTGCGCAATGAAAGTATCAGCGAGGAAGCTTTTTGTGCCAGGAACATGCGCTGTTCCAAATCAGTATCTATAATATTGGCATCGCTTTTCGGAAAATTACTTAGGTGAACAGAAATTTCATTTTCTTTTGCAGTAGTTTGGTTTAAGTTTTTAAACAGAAAATCTGCAAAAAATGGAGCTACAGGAGCAATTAAGCCCGAAAGTGTATTCAAACAGGTATAAAGTGTCTGATATGCCGCGATTTTATCTTCGGAATATTCCCCTTTCCAGAACCTTCTTCTGCAAAGGCGCACATACCAATTGCTCAAATGCTCATCTACAAAATATTGAATGGCACGTGCTGCATTTGTGGGTTCGTAATCATCATAAGCTTTTTGCACTTCTTCAATAAGTGTATGCAATGCGGACAAAATCCAACAATCAATTTCAGGACGCTTTTCCAGGGGAATTTCATCCTCTTTGTATTCAAAACCATCAATATTGGCATAGAGGGCAAAAAAGCTGTAGGTATTGTAAAGGGTGCCAAAAAATTTGCGCTGTACTTCTTTTATACCCTCGGTATTAAAGCGCAAATTTTCCCAGGGTTTTGCATTGGAAATAATGTACCAGCGCGTGGCATCTGCACCATATTTTGTAATGGTTTTAAAAGGGTCTACCGCATTGCCCAGGCGTTTGGACATTTTCTGGCCGTTTTTGTCTAAAAGCAGGCCATTGGAAATCACATTTTTATAGGCTACAGAATCAAAACACATGGTGCCAATGGCATGTAAAGTAAAAAACCAACCCCTCGTCTGATCCACACCTTCGGCTATAAAATCTGCCGGAAAATTGGCTTTGAATTGTGGGTTGTCTTCCGATTTACTGTGCCATTGCGCAAAGGGCATAGCTCCTGAATCGAACCAAACATCTATCAAGTCGGCTTCTCGGGTCATTTTTCTGCCCGAAGGAGAAACTAAAATAATATCATCTACAAAAGGCTTGTGCAGGTCAAAATCTTTTGGCAAGTTTTCTTTCATAAAACCGGCCTCAATGGATTTCTCTATTTCTTTTTCCAATTCTTCTATTGAACCAATGCAAATTTCTTCCTCACCGTCTTCCGTACGCCAGATAGGTAGAGGAGTGCCCCAGTAGCGGGAGCGGGAAAGGTTCCAGTCTTGCAGGTTTTCCAGCCAATTTCCAAAGCGACCGGTGCCGGTACTTTCCGGTTTCCAGTTGATGGTTTTGTTCAGCTCAATAAGCCGATCTTTTATAGCTGTTGTTTTAATAAACCAACTGTCAAGCGGATAATACAATACAGGTTTATCGGTACGCCAGCAATGCGGATAGCTGTGCTCGTATTTTTCTACATGAAAAGCTTTGTGCTGTTCTTTGAGCCAGATGGAAAGCAGTACATCGGTATTTTTCAGCTTTTTTTCATCTTCAACATCTTGTGCTTTCATTTCAGCTTGAAGTTCGCTGTCTGTGAGGTATTCTTGTTTTACATATCTACCTGCAAATTCGCCCATTTCCTCTACGAATTTGCCTTGTCTATTTACCAGTGGCACCTCTGCTTTGCCACGGGTAACTGTGATTCCTGCAATTCCTGCAATTTTACCAACTCGTGCATCATCTGCACCAAAAGTGGGGGCAATGTGCACAATTCCGGTACCGTCATCTGTTGTCACAAAATCTCCGGCAATTACCCTGAACGCATCGCTTTTAGGAGCTACAAAGGGAAACAGTTGTTTGTATTGAATATCAAGCAAATCTTTTCCTGTAAAGGTCTCGACTATAAATCCGGGTTTTTTCGAGCCTTTAAATGCCTGATCAATTTGTTGTAAAGTGTTTTCTCCCAGTGCTTCAAAACTTTTATTCTCAGGAAAATCAACAGGTGTATTTTCTTTATCGAGCTTTTCTGCATCGAGAAAATAAGTTGAAAAAAGTGCTTTTGCCAATACCACACTTACCGGCTCAAAATTGTATTTGTTGTAGGTTTTTACTTTTACGTATTCTATCTTTTCACCCACTGCCAATGCTGCATTTGAAGGCAATGTCCAGGGCGTGGTGGTCCAGGCAAGCAAATAGACTTTATCTTCAGTATCAAATAATTTTTTGGATGCCGCATTCCTTTCCACTTCAAATTGTGCAGTTACAGAAGTGTCTTTTACATCGCGGTAGCAACCGGGTTGGTTGAGTTCATGCGAGCTTAGCCCAGTTCCTGCTGCCGGGGAATAAGGTTGAATAGTATAGCCTTTGTAGAGTAGGTTTTTGCTGTGCAGTTTTTTCAGTAAATACCAAAGGGATGCAATGTAGTCATTTTCATAAGTGACATAGGGATGGTCCATATCTACCCAATAGCCCATTTTTCGGGTCAGGTCATTCCACACATCAGTATAGCGCATTACAGCTTCGCGGCATTTCTGATTGTATTCTGCTACGCTTACTTTTTTGCCAATGTCTTCTTTGGTGATGCCCAGTTCCTTTTCTACGCCCAATTCTACGGGCAGACCATGCGTATCCCACCCAGCTTTGCGCTCTACTTTATAGCCTTGCATGGTTTTATAGCGGCAAAAAATATCTTTTATGGTACGTGCCATCACATGGTGGATGCCCGGCATACCATTGGCAGAGGGTGGCCCTTCGTAAAAAACGAAATTCTCTGCATCAGACCTGTTTTGAATGCTTTTTTCAAAAACAGTTGCCTTCTTCCAGAATTCACTGATGGATTGATCAATTTCTGGCAAATTGAGTCCTTTAAACTCCTTGTACCCCATTTTTTCTTTGCTTTTTAAGTTCTTTCTTTCTTGCTGATTTACGTTTGATCTTATCGAATGACATCAGTAATGACGGCAAAAGTAAAAGATTGGCAAATAAGGAAGCTACCAATGTGATAGAAACCAATAGCCCCATATATTTGGTGCCGTCAAAACTGGAAGCGGTAAATGTAATAAATCCAAAAAACAGAATAAGTGAAGTGTAGATCATGCTCGGGCCAGTCTCCTGAATGGTATCGGCTACCGTTTTTGGAATATTCCAATCGTGGCGCGCCAGCTCCTGTTTGTATTTTGCCAAAAAGTGAATGGTGAAATCTACTGAGATACCAAATGCCACACTGAATACCAATACAGTAGATGGTTTTAGCGGAATATCAAAATAGCCCATAATTCCGGCTGTAAAAAACAAGGGGATTATATTGGGTATTAGTGAAATAATCAACATTCTGAACGAACGGAAAAGATAAGCCATAATAAATGCTATCAGCACAAAAGCTATAGCGACACTATTGACCAGTCCATTGACCAGATATCGATAGCCTTCATATGCGACTATACTTGTTCCGGTAAATGAAATATCAAAATCTTCAGCAGGGAAAATAGGTGCAAAAATAGCCTCTAATGTCTGCAT is part of the Chitinophagales bacterium genome and encodes:
- a CDS encoding TraR/DksA C4-type zinc finger protein encodes the protein MADKEKTRYSDAELAEFKELIEQKIESARKELKFLQDQINTSSESSIGGDFKFGGVEDGAATQEKEYLNQMAARQMKFVDHLEKALERIANKTYGICRETGKLISKERLKAVPHATLSIEAKNAQNKN
- the ileS gene encoding isoleucine--tRNA ligase; this translates as MGYKEFKGLNLPEIDQSISEFWKKATVFEKSIQNRSDAENFVFYEGPPSANGMPGIHHVMARTIKDIFCRYKTMQGYKVERKAGWDTHGLPVELGVEKELGITKEDIGKKVSVAEYNQKCREAVMRYTDVWNDLTRKMGYWVDMDHPYVTYENDYIASLWYLLKKLHSKNLLYKGYTIQPYSPAAGTGLSSHELNQPGCYRDVKDTSVTAQFEVERNAASKKLFDTEDKVYLLAWTTTPWTLPSNAALAVGEKIEYVKVKTYNKYNFEPVSVVLAKALFSTYFLDAEKLDKENTPVDFPENKSFEALGENTLQQIDQAFKGSKKPGFIVETFTGKDLLDIQYKQLFPFVAPKSDAFRVIAGDFVTTDDGTGIVHIAPTFGADDARVGKIAGIAGITVTRGKAEVPLVNRQGKFVEEMGEFAGRYVKQEYLTDSELQAEMKAQDVEDEKKLKNTDVLLSIWLKEQHKAFHVEKYEHSYPHCWRTDKPVLYYPLDSWFIKTTAIKDRLIELNKTINWKPESTGTGRFGNWLENLQDWNLSRSRYWGTPLPIWRTEDGEEEICIGSIEELEKEIEKSIEAGFMKENLPKDFDLHKPFVDDIILVSPSGRKMTREADLIDVWFDSGAMPFAQWHSKSEDNPQFKANFPADFIAEGVDQTRGWFFTLHAIGTMCFDSVAYKNVISNGLLLDKNGQKMSKRLGNAVDPFKTITKYGADATRWYIISNAKPWENLRFNTEGIKEVQRKFFGTLYNTYSFFALYANIDGFEYKEDEIPLEKRPEIDCWILSALHTLIEEVQKAYDDYEPTNAARAIQYFVDEHLSNWYVRLCRRRFWKGEYSEDKIAAYQTLYTCLNTLSGLIAPVAPFFADFLFKNLNQTTAKENEISVHLSNFPKSDANIIDTDLEQRMFLAQKASSLILSLRKRENIKVRQPLNKVLIPVADKAEMQRFQKVEDLILSEVNVKEVEYVENTRGIVTKNIKPNFKLLGKKLGPKMKAVSQALAAFSQEDISKIEQEGFTRLDIDGEEIDLKRGEVEITSEDIPGWLVASDEGVTVALDINLTDDLVDEGHAREFVNKIQNLRKDLKFEVTDRINITLDGQTEIKSALIRFKEYICTEVLAENLSENSEIKNGTTIDVNGVPVIVEISKN